The sequence TATCTGGTTACACTCGAACAGGCGGGATTCGATATTCTGTACGCGCTGATGGCGGCCGACGGGCATATCGACGACAGGGAGATCGACGTTATCAAGGAATTCCTGCATTCCGAACGCGTCAAGCATAGCGCGTTATTCAACTATGAGAAACCTTATTACGGCGAATGCAATTATCTCAAGGAACGGGATTACCTGAAGGAACTGGAACCGCGCTGGCTGAGACGGCGTTTCGAGAAGGCGGTGAAGGTATTGGGGGGATGGCTGGAGAGCGGGCCCGACGCGGAGGGATTCGAGAAGGACCTGGTCGAATTCTCGGTGAAGCTGATTCAGGCCGACGGGATAATCGCCCCGGAGGAAAAAGAGATGATCGAGTTTCTCGCGCGGGAATGGCGTCTGGACGCCGCCGAACTTCTTAAAATATCATAGCCTGAACTGTCCTACAATCTCAGAAAGTTCCCTGCCCTTCATTTCCAACTGCTCGGCGAGCACCGAAAGTTCTTCCGACGACTGGACGTTTTCCTCGCCGTTACGGACGATTTCCTGGATACTGTCCACAATCTGGTTCGCCCCCTTGGACTGCTCCTCGATCGCGGTGCGGATACTCATCGATATCGCGCTGAGTTTTTCGCTGTTACGGAAAACATCCTGCACCATATTTTCCTGATCGCCCGTGATGAGGGTGATTTCCTGAAACATCTTATTACTGCCCTCGATATTCTGTACGATAGTTTTTAACGATTCGCTGGCTTCGCGGTTCAGGAGTTCCGACTCCTGCCATTCCTTATGCCCCGCGTCGGATAGATTGACCGCCTCGTCGACGCTGGTTTTAATGGAGTAGATCAGCTTCTCGATATCCTGCACCGATACGGAGGTGCGTTCCGCGAGATTGCGGATTTCCGCGGCGACTATGGCGAATCCCTGCCCCATCGCGCCCGCGTGCGCTGCCTCGATAGCCGCGTTCATCGAGAGGATAGTCGTGCTCTCGGCGATCGCCTCGATCGATTCGAGGATTTCGTCGATATGGCGGGTCTGCTCGCCGGCGTTGCGGATTTTTTCGGACACCTCGCGGATATTTTCCATAATCTTCGCGGTGCGGTCGATGGAGATATTCACCTTATCGATTCCCTTCTCGGCGGATTCTATATTCTCCGACGCTTTCCGGTTGATATCCTTCGAGTTATTGATGATCGACCGGATCGCCTCGGAAAGCTGTTCGACCGCTCTATTCGTGCCGTCCATTATTTCAGTCTGGCTATTAACATCGGTCGTGATACTCTCCATCGTCATGGAGAACTCTTCCATCGCCGAGAGGATTTCCTCGGTATTCGACGACTGGTCGTTGACATTCTCGCTGACCGTATGGGAAGACCCGGCAACCGCCTGCGAAGTGTTATCGATTTCCCCGGAGATGAGCTTGATCTTGCTGAAATTTTCGTGCAGTTTACGGCTGAAAAGATTGACCCTATGGACAATATCACCGATCTCGTCGAAATGGGTCAGGATGACCCGTTTGGTCAGGTCGGCTTCCTTTCCGGCGGTGAGTTCGTCCAGTTTCTCGTTGAGGGTAGTAAGCTGTTTCCTGCTTTCGAGTGTGGAGATAAAATAAAGCCCGTAGCAGATAAGGAAAAAGATTAGGCTGATGATGCCGAGCCGCAGATAAACCGATTCGAGGGAATCGAAATAATCTTTGCGGAGGTAATTGACGAAAACGAAATAGGCGAGATGGGTCACCATAAAAAACAGGATGGCAAGCATGACTATGGAATTCTTGTTCCGGTAGAATAAATCGTTTTCGCCCGGGCGGATATCCGTCATATTCAGGAGCAGTTTATAATCGAACAGCAGGCGGTTGACGAGAAATATTGAATAGAGCGAGGCCATCAGTCCCGAGGCGTATTTGAGTATCAATCCCCAGAAAAACGGCAGCGGAGCCTTCCATCCTGAAATCGCGTAGAACACGATAACGCCGAGCGTCCAGAACACAACATTCACGACCATAAAAAACCATGGGACGTTCAGCGTGGATTTCCGCGCTTTCTCCTCATCGCTCCCGTCGAGAATGAACCTGAAGAGCGGTTTCAAAAAGCGGAGGATGACGAACACGAAGGCTATCGCGAACACGAGATATAAAGCGTAAGGGATAGGGGCTAAAGCCTTTAAAATCTGGGTATTTAATTCGTTGGGAACAGTCACATGATAGAACGCGGTAAACAGCTCGCCGAACGCGAGAAACGCCAGGGGTATCAGAATCAGGGATAGCGCCAGTTTCAGTTTTAACCACTGAATCGCGCTGAGAGTACGAGTAGCTTTGCTCATGTGACCGCCTTAATTTGCAATGCTATATTGTAATATCATTGCAGTATAATAATCAAGTTTTCATTATTAAAGCGCGGCCTCGCCCTGTTCGCCTGTTCGGATACGGATGACCTCCCCGATGGGATAGATAAATATTTTCCCGTCGCCGGCTTCGCCTGTATAACAGACCTCCTTGATCTTATCGACAATATTCGCAACCAGATTGTCAGCGGTGACCAGAACGATCATGAGTTTAGGAATCAGCTCGACTTCATACTCCCCGCCGCGGAATAATTCCTTGTGCCCGCGCTGCCGCCCGAATCCCCCGGCCTCGAGAATAGTCATCCCGTGCACCCCGAGCAGCGAAAGCGCTTCTTTTAACGCAGTCAGCCGCGACGGCCGGATAATCGCTTCGATTTTTATCATTGGTTTCCTCCTGACCTACTATAACAATATTCGTGCCAACCGGTAAAAATGATAGGATTGTTATGTTATTATATAACAAAGAGATAAGATGGTGATATAATCATAATGAATAGATATTATGCGATATATAGATTAATAATAGTGCATGTGGTTGGTATGTGATTATTTATTATGCCGCATCGGCTACAGGAGCCAGATCAGCAGATTCACCGCGATAACCAGCGTGACTAGAATAAATATGACGACAATGAGGTGGGTTTGCCCTTTCAGCTCGGAGAAAAGGTATTGCAGGAAATAACGCGTTCCCGCCTTCGCGATATATTTCCGTGAGCTTGGGGGTAATGAACGGAAAACCTTATAATAGGGGTTGACGATTTTATAGGACTGCGCGAACGTTATGATAAACATTCCCGCGAGGAGCGCCCAATAAAAGATGCGGTACGCGATGAAAAAGACGTCCCCCGCCATCAGATTACCTTGAAATAGAATTTCAAAAGCAGGGTGATTATCGCCGCGATAAGCGCACCCGACAGGCTGATAATCACGATAATCAGGTGTTTCTTGATATCCTTGTCCATCCTGCCCGGCGCCTGGTTCTTTCCCCCCACGAGGCCCATCAACTGGTCGTGGCGCAGGTCTTTCCGCAGTTCCGTGGTCTTCAGCGTATTTCTCACAATATCCGGGAGCGCCAGTTCCTTCTCGCGGCTCGACAGTTTCGATATAATCGCCCCGGCCACCATCCCGAGGATAGCCACATCGTCCACATATCCCAGCACGGGGATAACGTCCGGGATAAAATCGAGCGGAGAGATAAAATAGACCAGCGCGGCGACCGTGTAGATTTTACTGCCGACATCGCCGCCCTTGCCGAACAGGTAATCGATGAGGATTTTTACTTTATCGCCGGCCTGCTTGACGATTTCCCCGAGCTTGCC comes from Brevinematales bacterium and encodes:
- a CDS encoding TerB family tellurite resistance protein; translated protein: MAEATYLVTLEQAGFDILYALMAADGHIDDREIDVIKEFLHSERVKHSALFNYEKPYYGECNYLKERDYLKELEPRWLRRRFEKAVKVLGGWLESGPDAEGFEKDLVEFSVKLIQADGIIAPEEKEMIEFLAREWRLDAAELLKIS
- a CDS encoding P-II family nitrogen regulator — translated: MIKIEAIIRPSRLTALKEALSLLGVHGMTILEAGGFGRQRGHKELFRGGEYEVELIPKLMIVLVTADNLVANIVDKIKEVCYTGEAGDGKIFIYPIGEVIRIRTGEQGEAAL
- a CDS encoding DUF1232 domain-containing protein, coding for MDDKEKKKKLRLFERFAHSKYKEKAEIKVNDKNFLDHVKDQAGKLGEIVKQAGDKVKILIDYLFGKGGDVGSKIYTVAALVYFISPLDFIPDVIPVLGYVDDVAILGMVAGAIISKLSSREKELALPDIVRNTLKTTELRKDLRHDQLMGLVGGKNQAPGRMDKDIKKHLIIVIISLSGALIAAIITLLLKFYFKVI